A genome region from Phycisphaerae bacterium includes the following:
- a CDS encoding TerC family protein, protein MAIWLWIGFVLFVLVMLALDLGVLNRKAHTIGTWEALRWASLCAFLALAFNVAVYFIYQHNWLGMAEHNGVVTTGRQAALDFFTGYIVEQSLSMDNIFVIALIFAYFGVPAVHQHRVLFWGIMGALVMRGVMILAGAALISRFHWIIYVFGVLLLATAVKMMFAGEEKVEPDRNILVRLARRLYPVTKKMEGQRFFTHLDGKRAITPMFVCLLVIESTDVLFAIDSIPAIFAITRDPFIVFTSNIFAILCLRSLYFALAGLMHKFRYLKSSLVFLLAYIGVKMLLTDLYEIPTGASLAIIGGALVVGIAASLLSEQRPAPLPLGHQGSDDPGTHV, encoded by the coding sequence ATGGCGATTTGGCTTTGGATCGGCTTCGTTCTGTTTGTATTGGTCATGCTCGCCCTTGATCTGGGCGTGCTGAACCGCAAGGCCCACACGATTGGCACGTGGGAGGCCCTTCGCTGGGCGAGTCTGTGTGCGTTCCTGGCGCTGGCCTTCAACGTGGCGGTGTACTTCATCTACCAACACAACTGGCTGGGCATGGCGGAGCACAACGGTGTGGTCACCACTGGCCGGCAGGCGGCCCTCGACTTCTTCACCGGCTACATTGTCGAGCAATCGCTGAGTATGGACAACATCTTCGTCATCGCCTTGATCTTCGCTTATTTTGGCGTGCCTGCGGTGCATCAGCACCGCGTGCTGTTCTGGGGCATCATGGGAGCCCTGGTGATGCGCGGCGTCATGATCCTGGCCGGCGCCGCCCTGATCTCCAGGTTTCACTGGATCATCTACGTCTTCGGCGTGCTCCTGCTGGCCACCGCCGTGAAGATGATGTTCGCCGGTGAGGAGAAGGTTGAGCCGGACCGCAACATTCTTGTGCGTCTGGCCCGACGGTTGTATCCGGTGACCAAGAAGATGGAGGGCCAGCGGTTCTTCACCCACCTCGACGGGAAGCGGGCCATCACTCCGATGTTCGTTTGCCTGCTGGTCATCGAGAGCACGGACGTTCTCTTCGCGATCGACTCGATCCCCGCGATCTTCGCGATCACCCGAGACCCGTTCATCGTCTTCACCTCGAATATCTTTGCGATCCTGTGCCTGCGGTCGCTGTACTTCGCCCTGGCGGGCCTGATGCACAAGTTCCGGTATCTCAAGAGCAGTCTGGTGTTTCTGCTGGCCTACATCGGCGTGAAGATGCTGCTGACCGATCTGTACGAGATCCCGACCGGGGCTTCGCTGGCGATCATCGGTGGAGCCCTGGTCGTGGGGATTGCCGCTTCGCTGCTGAGCGAGCAGCGGCCGGCCCCATTGCCTTTGGGTCACCAGGGCTCGGACGACCCCGGCACCCATGTCTGA
- a CDS encoding alpha/beta hydrolase, which yields MLASRPLSRRLCLVSWIVLAGSTCLVARPLTTSAPAPPKGYASTEEVKAAIGRGEVRLINLLALTPANVVVKPDVEYGRVGDISLKLDLYQPRKLERNVPAILLIHGGAWKSGHRSVYRPYCIKLAERGYVAATVSYRLSGQAPYPAAVHDVKCAVRWLRANANVLHVDPDRIAAMGGSAGGHLAMMLGYSPKVAELEGDGENSRASSRVQAVINFYGPTDLTTPFARSQPVVVSFMGGRQYQEAQAMYRQASPLTHLTRDAPPTLILHGTIDDTVPIEQADALATRLKELDVPCEYVRLAGWPHTMDLAQSVSDYCWYKIDQFLARHLPLPAGATAPAEETGRPGESNTTAPESRAAEP from the coding sequence ATGCTCGCGTCTCGGCCTCTTTCACGGCGTTTGTGCTTGGTCAGTTGGATCGTTCTTGCCGGCTCCACCTGCCTGGTGGCTCGCCCCCTGACCACATCGGCTCCGGCGCCTCCCAAGGGCTATGCCTCGACCGAAGAGGTGAAGGCGGCCATCGGGCGCGGGGAAGTCAGACTCATCAACCTCTTGGCGCTGACGCCGGCCAACGTCGTCGTCAAGCCCGACGTGGAGTACGGCCGCGTCGGCGACATTTCGTTGAAGCTCGATCTCTACCAACCACGGAAACTGGAGAGGAATGTACCCGCGATTCTGCTGATCCACGGCGGGGCCTGGAAGAGCGGGCATCGTTCCGTCTATCGACCCTACTGCATCAAGCTTGCGGAGCGAGGCTACGTGGCCGCGACTGTCTCCTATCGGCTCTCGGGCCAGGCCCCCTACCCGGCGGCCGTGCACGACGTCAAGTGCGCGGTGCGCTGGTTGCGGGCCAACGCGAACGTCCTGCACGTGGATCCGGACAGGATTGCAGCCATGGGCGGATCGGCCGGGGGGCATTTGGCCATGATGCTGGGTTACTCACCCAAGGTCGCAGAGCTGGAAGGCGACGGGGAGAATTCCCGAGCGAGCAGTCGGGTCCAAGCAGTGATCAACTTCTACGGGCCCACTGACCTGACCACTCCGTTCGCCCGCTCGCAGCCCGTGGTTGTCAGCTTCATGGGCGGCAGGCAATACCAGGAGGCTCAGGCGATGTACCGGCAAGCGTCGCCGCTCACCCACCTGACCAGGGATGCTCCGCCGACGCTCATTCTGCACGGCACGATCGACGATACCGTGCCCATCGAGCAAGCCGACGCCCTGGCGACAAGGCTGAAGGAGCTCGATGTTCCCTGTGAATATGTGCGTCTCGCGGGATGGCCGCACACCATGGATCTTGCTCAGAGCGTGAGCGATTACTGCTGGTACAAGATCGATCAGTTTCTTGCCCGGCATCTCCCGCTCCCGGCGGGGGCCACGGCTCCGGCGGAGGAAACCGGCCGACCCGGCGAGTCGAACACGACAGCTCCCGAGAGCCGGGCGGCAGAACCTTGA
- a CDS encoding amino acid permease, with amino-acid sequence MSQFFARKPLQMLMDEMAGEHRLRRVLGPIQLTFLGIGCIIGTGIFVLTGVAAHDKAGPALMLSFAVAGMACIFAALCYAEFASMIPVAGSAYTYAYATLGELLAWIIGWDLILEYGVASAAVANGWSHYFQQFIGMFGLHLPSFLTVAPFDFSPETGLPQMTRSLIDFPAMFIVVAMTILLVIGIRESAGFNAIMVIIKLAVVLLVIVVGWSFVKPENWQPFAPYGYGGLSFFGTTVWGDVSRGGEPMGMMAGAATIFFAYIGFDAVSTQAEEARNPRRDVPIGIIASLIVCTVLYIGVAAVLTGMVRYDQIEINAPVAAAFKHVGLRWAEFVISLGALAGITSVLLVLMLSQPRVLLAMARDRLLPPAFFAAVHPRFRTPWKSSIVTGIFVGLMAAVLPLRILAELVNIGTLLAFTIVCAAVLIMRKTQPNAERPFRVPFAPVVPVLGMIMCLLLMFSLPWQNWVRLGVWLAVGFIIYFGYGRYRSVLAPNLERLIGTQGVSGSGFPVAEIEQPTEDPPPGPADGPQPPQA; translated from the coding sequence ATGAGCCAGTTCTTTGCCAGGAAACCGCTTCAGATGCTGATGGACGAGATGGCCGGCGAACACCGCCTCCGGCGAGTGTTGGGCCCCATTCAGCTCACTTTCCTGGGTATCGGCTGTATCATCGGGACCGGCATCTTCGTGCTGACCGGCGTGGCCGCTCATGATAAAGCCGGACCGGCCCTGATGCTGTCCTTCGCCGTGGCGGGAATGGCCTGCATCTTCGCGGCACTGTGCTATGCGGAATTCGCCTCCATGATCCCGGTAGCCGGCTCCGCGTACACCTACGCCTACGCTACCCTCGGCGAACTGCTGGCCTGGATCATCGGCTGGGACCTGATCCTGGAGTACGGAGTGGCCTCGGCCGCCGTGGCCAACGGATGGTCGCATTACTTCCAGCAGTTCATCGGGATGTTCGGCCTCCATCTCCCATCTTTCCTGACCGTCGCTCCCTTTGATTTCAGTCCGGAGACCGGTCTGCCCCAGATGACCCGCAGCCTCATCGATTTCCCCGCCATGTTCATCGTGGTGGCCATGACGATCCTCCTGGTCATCGGGATCCGGGAAAGCGCGGGTTTCAACGCGATCATGGTGATCATCAAGCTGGCGGTTGTTCTTCTGGTCATTGTGGTTGGCTGGTCTTTCGTGAAACCGGAGAACTGGCAGCCATTCGCTCCGTACGGCTACGGCGGACTGAGCTTCTTCGGTACCACGGTCTGGGGCGACGTGAGCAGGGGCGGCGAGCCGATGGGGATGATGGCCGGAGCCGCAACCATCTTCTTCGCCTACATCGGCTTCGACGCGGTCTCGACGCAGGCGGAGGAGGCCCGTAATCCGCGGCGAGATGTCCCCATCGGCATCATCGCCTCGCTGATCGTGTGTACCGTCTTGTACATCGGGGTGGCCGCCGTGCTGACCGGCATGGTGCGCTACGACCAGATCGAGATCAACGCCCCGGTGGCGGCGGCTTTCAAGCACGTCGGGTTGCGCTGGGCGGAGTTCGTGATCTCGCTCGGCGCCCTGGCCGGCATCACCTCGGTCTTGCTGGTGCTCATGCTCAGTCAGCCGCGGGTGCTGCTGGCCATGGCCCGCGATCGGCTCCTGCCGCCGGCCTTCTTCGCGGCGGTGCATCCCCGGTTCCGGACGCCGTGGAAATCCAGCATCGTCACCGGCATCTTCGTCGGACTGATGGCCGCCGTTCTGCCCCTGCGGATTCTGGCTGAACTGGTCAATATCGGGACGCTTCTGGCCTTCACCATCGTGTGTGCGGCCGTTCTGATCATGCGCAAGACCCAGCCGAACGCCGAGCGGCCGTTTCGAGTGCCGTTCGCCCCCGTCGTCCCTGTGCTGGGCATGATCATGTGCCTGCTGCTGATGTTCTCGCTGCCTTGGCAGAATTGGGTGCGGTTGGGCGTCTGGCTGGCGGTTGGCTTCATCATCTACTTCGGATACGGCCGCTACCGCAGTGTCCTCGCGCCCAACCTCGAGCGGCTCATCGGAACACAGGGGGTCTCAGGTAGCGGTTTCCCGGTCGCCGAGATCGAGCAGCCAACCGAAGATCCTCCCCCCGGCCCCGCAGATGGCCCCCAGCCCCCACAAGCATGA
- a CDS encoding DUF1080 domain-containing protein, with protein MSPRILALKVLCGLVVLSVFPAPAAAAGDDGFKPIFDGKTLAGWDGDPDLWRVEDEAITGQTTADKPIKLNTFLIWRGGLVDDFELRLEFRIFGGNSGVQYRSFEMPQVGKWVVGGYQADVDAANEWTGAHYAERDRGIIAPRGDKVVIGADHKPKVTGQVGDRAKLGERIKKEDWNLYRIVACGNRLIHEINGQVMSDTTDEDREMRRFSGIIALQLHAGPPMKVQFRKVLLKRLPLEGRRKVVFVAGPSSHGYGEHEHNAGCALLAKLLNENMPGILATVYHNGWPKEPTAFDNANAVVIYADGGGGQPIIPHLKEVQALIDKGVNLACLHYAVEVPKGEAGDRFLKWIGGYFEGFWSVNPFWTAEYKEFPRHPVARGVRPFAIDDEWYYHMRFPEDMKEVTPILTALPPDATRERPDGFHSGNQHVRARKGMPEHTAWVFERPGGGRGFGFTGGHIHWNWANDDYRKIVLNAVAWVAGLEVPADGVPSKTPTFEQLEAGLDKPQPKDFDKNSVSKLLDRWRSR; from the coding sequence ATGTCCCCAAGGATTCTCGCCCTGAAAGTACTTTGCGGCCTCGTCGTGCTGAGCGTATTCCCTGCCCCAGCAGCTGCGGCGGGGGATGACGGCTTCAAGCCGATCTTCGACGGCAAGACACTAGCCGGCTGGGATGGTGATCCCGACCTCTGGCGGGTTGAGGACGAAGCCATCACGGGGCAGACCACGGCCGACAAGCCGATCAAGCTGAACACCTTCCTCATCTGGCGAGGTGGCCTGGTTGATGACTTCGAACTCAGGCTCGAGTTCCGCATCTTCGGCGGGAACAGCGGCGTCCAGTATCGCAGTTTCGAGATGCCCCAGGTCGGCAAGTGGGTGGTCGGCGGCTACCAGGCGGACGTGGACGCAGCCAATGAATGGACGGGGGCCCACTACGCCGAGCGCGACCGCGGCATCATCGCCCCGCGGGGCGACAAGGTCGTGATCGGCGCAGACCACAAACCGAAGGTCACTGGCCAAGTCGGTGACCGGGCCAAACTCGGTGAACGGATCAAGAAGGAGGACTGGAACCTCTACCGGATCGTGGCCTGCGGCAACCGGCTCATCCACGAGATCAACGGACAGGTCATGTCCGATACCACCGACGAGGACAGAGAGATGAGGAGGTTCAGCGGCATCATCGCTCTGCAGCTCCACGCCGGTCCGCCAATGAAAGTCCAGTTCCGCAAGGTTTTGCTGAAACGGCTTCCCCTGGAGGGTAGGAGGAAAGTCGTTTTCGTCGCCGGCCCGTCCAGTCACGGCTATGGCGAACACGAACACAACGCCGGCTGCGCGTTGTTGGCCAAGCTGCTCAACGAGAACATGCCTGGCATCCTGGCCACGGTCTACCACAACGGTTGGCCCAAAGAGCCGACGGCTTTCGACAATGCCAACGCTGTGGTCATCTACGCCGACGGTGGCGGCGGGCAACCCATCATCCCTCATCTCAAGGAGGTCCAGGCACTGATCGACAAGGGCGTCAACCTCGCCTGTCTTCACTACGCGGTCGAGGTCCCCAAGGGCGAAGCCGGGGACCGCTTTCTCAAGTGGATCGGGGGCTACTTCGAAGGTTTCTGGTCGGTCAATCCCTTCTGGACGGCCGAGTACAAGGAGTTTCCAAGACATCCCGTCGCCCGCGGTGTCCGGCCGTTCGCGATCGATGACGAGTGGTACTATCACATGCGGTTTCCGGAGGACATGAAAGAGGTCACTCCGATTCTCACGGCCCTTCCACCGGACGCCACCCGCGAGCGGCCAGATGGCTTTCACAGCGGAAACCAGCACGTCCGAGCCCGCAAGGGCATGCCCGAGCACACGGCATGGGTCTTCGAACGACCCGGCGGTGGGCGGGGATTCGGCTTCACCGGCGGGCATATCCATTGGAACTGGGCGAACGACGACTACCGCAAGATCGTGCTCAACGCGGTTGCCTGGGTCGCGGGTCTGGAAGTCCCCGCCGACGGAGTACCGTCCAAGACGCCGACCTTCGAGCAGCTTGAGGCCGGGCTCGACAAGCCGCAGCCCAAGGACTTCGACAAGAATTCGGTCAGCAAGTTGCTTGACCGGTGGCGATCTCGCTGA